In one Streptomyces venezuelae genomic region, the following are encoded:
- a CDS encoding metallophosphoesterase, whose protein sequence is MTQGAGQGPDVRTATLRDFRVPAYIHETTGPAPASPGAPVAAPDEGYTPTQRDLPVINRGDTVQVQVMPEPPQPRASEEYGPLFVVGDVHGYLDELVAALQEQGLLDAEGNWSAGNARLWFLGDFTDRGPDGIGVIDLVMRLSAEAAAAGGYCKALMGNHELLLLGAKRFGDTPVNSGAGTATFQAAWLLNGGQKTDMERLEDHHLQWMARLDAMEEADGHLLVHSDTTAYLDYGDSIEAVNDTIRETLTRNDADECWDLFRKFTKRFAFRDESGPSAVRELLDMYGGTRIVHGHSPIPYLLGDVGSEDESDGAGPVIEGPHVYADGLAIAMDGGVTMAGKLLVCQLPLSV, encoded by the coding sequence ATGACTCAGGGGGCCGGTCAGGGACCCGATGTGCGGACGGCGACGCTGCGCGACTTCCGCGTTCCCGCGTACATCCATGAGACGACCGGACCCGCCCCGGCGAGCCCCGGCGCACCGGTCGCCGCGCCGGACGAGGGATACACCCCGACCCAGCGCGACCTGCCGGTCATCAACCGCGGCGACACCGTCCAGGTGCAGGTCATGCCGGAGCCCCCGCAGCCGCGGGCGAGCGAGGAGTACGGCCCGCTGTTCGTCGTCGGCGACGTCCACGGTTACCTGGACGAGCTCGTCGCGGCCCTCCAGGAGCAGGGCCTCCTCGACGCCGAGGGCAACTGGTCCGCGGGGAACGCGCGCCTCTGGTTCCTCGGCGACTTCACCGACCGCGGGCCCGACGGCATCGGCGTCATCGACCTCGTGATGCGGCTCTCCGCGGAGGCCGCCGCCGCCGGTGGCTACTGCAAGGCGCTCATGGGCAACCACGAGCTGCTCCTGCTCGGCGCAAAACGCTTCGGCGACACCCCGGTGAACTCGGGCGCCGGCACCGCCACCTTCCAGGCCGCCTGGCTCCTGAACGGCGGGCAGAAGACCGACATGGAGCGCCTGGAGGACCACCACCTGCAATGGATGGCCCGCCTCGACGCCATGGAGGAGGCCGACGGCCACCTGCTCGTGCACTCCGACACGACCGCCTATCTGGATTACGGTGACTCGATCGAGGCGGTGAACGACACCATCCGGGAGACCCTCACGCGCAACGACGCGGACGAATGCTGGGACCTCTTCCGCAAGTTCACCAAGCGCTTCGCGTTCCGCGACGAGTCGGGCCCCTCCGCCGTGCGCGAACTCCTCGACATGTACGGCGGCACGCGCATCGTCCACGGTCACAGCCCCATCCCCTACCTCCTGGGCGACGTCGGCTCCGAGGACGAGTCGGACGGCGCGGGACCGGTCATCGAGGGCCCGCACGTGTACGCCGACGGTCTGGCCATCGCCATGGACGGCGGAGTGACCATGGCCGGAAAGCTGCTGGTCTGCCAACTCCCGCTATCTGTCTGA
- a CDS encoding LacI family DNA-binding transcriptional regulator, with the protein MTAAGKHQVSRAETARRGNRQSRAGIRDVAAAAGVSITTVSDALNGKGRLPDATRRHVREVAERLGYRPSAAARTLRTGKSGLIGLTVTTYGDEPFTFTEFAYFAEMARAATSAALARGYALVILPATSRRSPVDVWSNVALDGTVVVDPSDHDPVVSELVRQGLPVVSDGRPAGSLPVTAWVDNDHEAAVLEILDHLAAAGARRIGLLTGTTTDTYTHLSTTAYLRWCERVGQDPVYESYPAHDPCAGAVAADRLLARPDRPDAVYGLFDPNGTDLLAAARRYGLRVPDDLLLVCCSESTVYATTEPPITTLSLKPRRIGTAVVQLLIDAIEGLDSGRPVEQVIPTELIVRTSSERRPPRTTVSPPRSPGSG; encoded by the coding sequence ATGACAGCAGCAGGGAAGCACCAGGTGAGCCGAGCGGAGACCGCACGCCGGGGCAACCGGCAGAGTCGAGCGGGCATCAGAGACGTCGCCGCCGCCGCCGGTGTCTCCATCACGACTGTCTCCGACGCCCTCAACGGCAAGGGTCGGCTGCCCGACGCCACCCGACGCCACGTCCGCGAGGTCGCAGAACGGCTGGGCTACCGCCCGTCCGCCGCGGCCCGCACCCTCCGTACCGGCAAGTCCGGCCTCATCGGCCTGACCGTGACGACGTACGGGGATGAACCTTTCACCTTCACCGAATTCGCCTACTTCGCCGAGATGGCCAGAGCCGCCACCTCGGCCGCCCTCGCCCGGGGCTACGCCCTGGTCATCCTGCCCGCCACCTCCCGCCGCAGCCCCGTCGACGTGTGGTCCAACGTCGCACTCGACGGCACCGTGGTCGTCGACCCCTCCGACCACGACCCCGTGGTCAGCGAGCTGGTCCGACAGGGCCTGCCCGTGGTCTCCGACGGCCGCCCGGCAGGGTCCCTGCCGGTCACCGCCTGGGTCGACAACGACCACGAGGCCGCGGTCCTGGAGATCCTCGACCACCTGGCCGCCGCCGGCGCCCGCCGGATCGGCCTCCTCACCGGCACCACCACGGACACGTACACCCACCTGTCCACGACCGCGTACCTGCGCTGGTGCGAACGCGTCGGCCAGGACCCCGTCTACGAGTCCTATCCCGCACACGACCCGTGCGCGGGCGCCGTCGCCGCCGACCGGCTGCTCGCCAGACCCGACCGGCCCGACGCCGTCTACGGCCTCTTCGACCCCAATGGCACCGACCTGCTCGCCGCCGCCCGGCGGTACGGCCTGCGCGTCCCCGACGACCTGCTGCTCGTCTGCTGCAGCGAATCGACGGTGTACGCCACCACGGAACCGCCCATCACCACGCTCTCGCTCAAACCGCGGCGCATCGGCACGGCCGTCGTCCAGCTCTTGATCGACGCCATCGAGGGCCTCGATTCGGGCCGTCCCGTCGAGCAGGTGATACCGACCGAACTGATCGTGCGCACCTCGTCCGAGCGACGGCCCCCGCGCACGACGGTCAGCCCGCCCCGCTCGCCCGGCTCCGGCTGA
- the hisC gene encoding histidinol-phosphate transaminase, whose protein sequence is MSETNPRLRAELEGIPTYKPGKPAAAADGPAAYKLSSNENPYPPLPGVMESALAAAGTFNRYPDMACTALMSELADRFGVPASHIATGTGSVGVAQQLLQATSGPGDEVIYAWRSFEAYPIITQVSGATSVRVPLTDGEVHDLDAMADAITDRTRLIFVCNPNNPTGTVVRRAELERFLDRVPKDVLVVLDEAYREFIRDPEVPDGIEIYRDRPNVCVLRTFSKAYGLAGLRVGFAVAHEPVAAALRKTAVPFGVSQLAQDAAVASLRAEDELMGRVGSLVGERTRVVEALRGQGWTVPETQANFVWLRLGDRTTDFATACEKAGVVVRPFAGEGMRATIGETEANDLFLQAAEAFRKEL, encoded by the coding sequence GTGAGCGAGACGAACCCGAGGCTGCGCGCCGAGCTGGAGGGGATCCCCACCTACAAGCCGGGCAAGCCCGCTGCGGCGGCCGACGGTCCCGCGGCCTACAAGCTGTCCTCCAACGAGAACCCCTATCCGCCGCTGCCCGGCGTGATGGAGAGCGCACTCGCCGCCGCCGGGACCTTCAACCGCTACCCCGACATGGCGTGCACGGCCCTGATGAGCGAGCTGGCCGACCGCTTCGGAGTGCCCGCGTCGCACATCGCCACCGGCACCGGTTCCGTCGGCGTCGCCCAGCAGCTGCTGCAGGCCACCTCGGGGCCGGGTGACGAGGTGATCTACGCGTGGCGCTCCTTCGAGGCGTACCCGATCATCACGCAGGTCAGCGGCGCGACGTCGGTGCGGGTGCCGCTGACGGACGGCGAGGTGCACGACCTCGACGCGATGGCCGACGCCATCACCGACCGCACCCGTCTCATCTTCGTCTGCAACCCCAACAACCCCACGGGCACCGTCGTCCGCAGGGCGGAGCTCGAGCGGTTCCTCGACCGTGTGCCGAAGGACGTCCTGGTCGTCCTGGACGAGGCGTACCGCGAGTTCATCCGTGACCCCGAGGTGCCGGACGGCATCGAGATCTACCGCGACCGCCCGAACGTCTGCGTTCTGCGGACGTTCTCGAAGGCGTACGGCCTCGCGGGGCTGCGCGTCGGCTTCGCGGTCGCCCACGAGCCGGTGGCCGCCGCGCTGCGCAAGACGGCGGTGCCCTTCGGCGTGAGCCAGCTGGCGCAGGACGCGGCGGTGGCGTCGCTGCGTGCCGAGGACGAGCTGATGGGCCGGGTCGGGTCGCTGGTCGGCGAGCGCACGCGGGTGGTCGAGGCGCTGCGGGGGCAGGGCTGGACGGTGCCCGAGACGCAGGCGAACTTCGTGTGGCTGCGGCTCGGGGACCGTACGACGGACTTCGCCACGGCGTGCGAGAAGGCCGGTGTGGTCGTGCGGCCCTTCGCGGGCGAGGGCATGCGGGCCACGATCGGCGAGACCGAGGCCAACGACCTCTTCCTACAGGCGGCGGAGGCCTTCCGCAAGGAGCTCTAG
- a CDS encoding cyclophilin-like fold protein: MQIRISWPAGHLTATLAETPTSQELGKALPLSATANTWGEEVYFDTGVSVPREPDAQQVVEPGTVAFWTDGDALALPYGPTPISRGDECRLASPCNLLGRIDGDPGKLASVRAGDPVRVELVQD; this comes from the coding sequence ATGCAGATACGGATCTCCTGGCCCGCAGGCCACCTCACCGCGACCCTCGCCGAGACTCCGACCAGCCAGGAGCTCGGCAAGGCCCTGCCGCTCTCCGCCACCGCCAACACCTGGGGCGAAGAGGTCTACTTCGACACGGGCGTCAGCGTCCCGCGCGAACCCGACGCCCAACAGGTCGTCGAGCCCGGCACGGTCGCCTTCTGGACCGACGGGGACGCCCTCGCACTCCCCTACGGGCCGACCCCGATCTCGCGCGGCGACGAATGCCGCCTCGCGAGCCCGTGCAACCTCCTGGGCCGGATCGACGGCGACCCGGGGAAACTGGCCTCCGTGCGCGCCGGCGACCCCGTACGGGTCGAACTCGTCCAGGACTAG
- a CDS encoding cytochrome ubiquinol oxidase subunit I, with protein sequence MDLALAPETLARWQFGITTVYHFLFVPLTISLAALTAILETAWVRTGKEHYLRATKFWGKLFLINIAMGVVTGIVQEFQFGMNWSDYSRFVGDVFGAPLAFEALIAFFFESTFIGLWIFGWDKLPKKLHCATIWIVSIGTVLSAYFIIAANAFMQHPVGYKIVERDGTKRAELTDFAKVLFQETTLVNFFHVISAAILVGGAFMTGIAIVHLRKKQHIRTMRMSMRLGLVTAFVGTLLTVVSADTLGKVMYEQQPMKMSAAEALWETEKPAPFSLFAYGDVAKGHNDVAIEVPGVLSFLAKNNFSAEIPGINDLNKQAQEKYGPGDYRPNIPTTYWSYRWMIGFGGVSMALCTAGLWLTRKKFWLAPEHRTGADDVPKLMLTKNTELSPKLGNWWWRLSQWTLIFPLIGTAWGWIFTETGRQPWVVYGVLRTRDAVSPGVSQGEVLTSLIGFTLIYAILAVIEVKLLLKYVRKGPPELTEADLNPPTKIGGPGSGKGTGSDSDSDSDADRPMAFSY encoded by the coding sequence GTGGACCTGGCTCTGGCGCCGGAAACCCTGGCGCGATGGCAGTTCGGCATCACGACCGTCTACCACTTCCTGTTCGTCCCCCTGACGATCTCGCTCGCCGCCCTGACGGCGATCCTCGAGACGGCATGGGTGCGGACGGGCAAGGAGCACTACCTCAGGGCGACGAAGTTCTGGGGAAAGCTGTTCCTGATCAATATCGCCATGGGTGTCGTCACCGGCATCGTGCAGGAGTTCCAGTTCGGCATGAACTGGTCCGACTACTCCCGCTTCGTCGGTGACGTCTTCGGGGCGCCGCTCGCCTTCGAGGCGCTGATCGCCTTCTTCTTCGAGTCGACCTTCATCGGCCTGTGGATCTTCGGCTGGGACAAGCTGCCGAAGAAGCTGCACTGCGCGACGATCTGGATCGTCTCCATCGGCACGGTCCTGTCGGCGTACTTCATCATCGCCGCCAACGCCTTTATGCAGCACCCGGTCGGCTACAAGATCGTGGAGCGGGACGGCACCAAGCGCGCGGAGCTCACCGACTTCGCGAAGGTGCTCTTCCAGGAGACGACGCTGGTCAACTTCTTCCACGTCATCTCGGCGGCCATCCTGGTCGGCGGCGCCTTCATGACCGGCATCGCCATCGTCCACCTGCGCAAGAAGCAGCACATCCGCACCATGCGGATGTCGATGCGGCTCGGCCTGGTCACCGCGTTCGTCGGCACCCTGCTCACCGTCGTCAGCGCCGACACCCTCGGCAAGGTGATGTACGAGCAGCAGCCGATGAAGATGTCGGCCGCCGAGGCGCTGTGGGAGACCGAGAAGCCGGCGCCGTTCTCGCTCTTCGCGTACGGCGATGTCGCCAAGGGACACAACGACGTCGCCATCGAGGTGCCCGGCGTCCTGTCCTTCCTCGCCAAGAACAACTTCAGCGCCGAGATCCCCGGCATCAACGACCTCAACAAGCAGGCGCAGGAGAAGTACGGGCCCGGCGACTACCGGCCCAACATCCCCACCACCTACTGGTCGTACCGCTGGATGATCGGCTTCGGCGGCGTCTCGATGGCGCTGTGCACCGCGGGCCTGTGGCTGACGCGGAAGAAGTTCTGGCTCGCACCCGAGCACCGCACCGGTGCCGACGACGTCCCCAAGCTGATGCTCACCAAGAACACGGAGCTGTCGCCGAAGCTCGGCAACTGGTGGTGGCGGCTCTCGCAGTGGACGTTGATCTTCCCCCTCATCGGCACCGCCTGGGGCTGGATCTTCACCGAGACGGGACGACAGCCCTGGGTGGTCTACGGAGTCCTGCGCACCCGGGACGCGGTCTCCCCCGGGGTCTCGCAGGGCGAGGTGCTCACCTCACTCATCGGGTTCACGCTGATCTACGCGATCCTCGCCGTGATCGAGGTGAAGCTGCTGCTCAAGTACGTCAGGAAGGGCCCGCCCGAGCTGACGGAGGCGGACCTCAACCCGCCCACCAAGATCGGCGGACCCGGCTCGGGCAAGGGCACCGGCTCGGACTCCGACTCCGATTCCGACGCCGACCGGCCCATGGCCTTCTCGTACTGA
- the cydB gene encoding cytochrome d ubiquinol oxidase subunit II, whose protein sequence is MELHDVWFVLIAVLWIGYFFLEGFDFGIGILTKLLARDRVEKRVLINTIGPVWDGNEVWLLTAGGATFAAFPDWYATLFSGFYLPLLIILICLIVRGVAFEYRAKRPEERWQTNWEHAIFWTSLIPAVLWGVAFGNIVRGVKIDAHKEYVGNFWDLLNPYAILGGLVTLTLFTFHGAVFASLKTVGDIRMRARKTALGLGLVTAVLALGFMIWTQADKGDGKSLIAMIVAVVALVGAIAAIKIGREGWSFALSGITIAAAVAMLFLTLFPNVMPSSLNEEWSLTVTNASSSPYTLKIMTWCAGIATPVVLLYQSWTYWVFRKRIGTQHIADAAH, encoded by the coding sequence ATGGAACTTCACGACGTCTGGTTCGTACTGATCGCCGTCCTGTGGATCGGCTACTTCTTCCTGGAGGGCTTCGACTTCGGGATCGGCATTCTGACCAAGCTGCTCGCCCGTGACCGGGTCGAGAAGCGGGTCCTCATCAACACCATCGGGCCCGTCTGGGACGGCAACGAGGTCTGGCTGCTCACCGCGGGCGGCGCGACCTTCGCCGCCTTCCCCGACTGGTACGCGACGCTCTTCTCCGGGTTCTACCTGCCGCTGCTGATCATCCTGATCTGCCTGATCGTGCGCGGCGTCGCCTTCGAGTACCGCGCCAAGCGGCCGGAGGAACGCTGGCAGACCAACTGGGAACACGCGATCTTCTGGACCTCGCTGATCCCGGCGGTGCTGTGGGGCGTCGCGTTCGGCAACATCGTGCGGGGCGTGAAGATCGACGCCCACAAGGAGTACGTGGGCAACTTCTGGGACCTGCTCAACCCGTACGCGATCCTCGGCGGCCTGGTCACCCTGACGCTGTTCACCTTCCACGGCGCGGTGTTCGCCTCGCTGAAGACCGTGGGCGACATCCGGATGCGGGCGCGGAAGACGGCGCTCGGCCTGGGGCTCGTCACCGCTGTTCTCGCCCTCGGTTTCATGATCTGGACCCAGGCCGACAAGGGGGACGGCAAGAGCCTGATCGCGATGATCGTGGCGGTGGTCGCCCTGGTGGGAGCCATCGCGGCCATCAAGATCGGCCGTGAGGGCTGGTCGTTCGCGCTGTCGGGGATCACGATCGCGGCGGCCGTCGCGATGCTCTTCCTCACGCTCTTCCCGAACGTCATGCCGTCGTCGCTGAACGAGGAGTGGAGCCTGACGGTCACCAACGCCTCGTCCAGCCCGTACACCCTCAAGATCATGACGTGGTGCGCGGGCATCGCGACGCCGGTCGTGCTGCTCTACCAGTCGTGGACGTACTGGGTGTTCCGCAAGCGGATCGGGACGCAGCACATCGCGGACGCCGCGCACTGA
- the cydD gene encoding thiol reductant ABC exporter subunit CydD — protein sequence MFHVKPIDPRLLRYARATRFFLVAVVVLGLAGAGLVVGQAMLIAEIVVGAFQDGHSVGDLGTPLVLLAVVAAGRGLVSWLTELAAHRASAAVKSELRGRLLERAGELGPGWLTGQRTGSLVSLATRGVDALDDYFSRYLPQLGLAVVVPVAVLARIVTEDWVSAAIIVVTLPLIPVFMILIGWATQNRMDRQWRLLSRLSGHFLDVVAGLPTLKVFGRAKAQAESIRKITGEYRQATMRTLRIAFLSSFALELLATISVALVAVTIGMRLVHGEMELYDGLVVLVLAPEAYLPLRQVGAQYHAAAEGLSAAEEIFEVLETPVPAAGTGAAPSGVLSVEGVTVRYPGRTADAVSGASLEVAPGETVALVGPSGVGKSTLLNVVLGFVRPVEGRVCVGGVDLAEVSPERWRERVAWVPQRPHLFAGSVAENVRLARPDADDALLRDALRDAGALEFVDALPDGVETLLGEDGTGLSAGQRQRLALARAFLADRPVVLLDEPTAALDGGTEAGVVEAVRRLAVGRTVLLVVHRPALLAVADRVVRLEVGDGVAHPVAGSKAGPAARGTEGVAGDAMRPDAPKSEPTSEPSRSGAGVLARVRDAAQARRGQLALALLLGSLALASAVGLMATSGWLISRASEQPPVMYLMIAVTATRAFGIGRAVFRYAERLVSHDAVLRMLADTRVAVYRRLERLAPAGLRGARRGDLLTRLVADVDALQDYWLRWLLPAASAAVVGAGAVGFTAWLLPEAGAVLAAGLLAAGVAVPLVSGAVARRAERKLAPARGVLATRVADLLTGTAELTVAGALKRRTARAGEADAELTRIASRGATATALGDGLGALVTGLTVAAAALVGVQAVHDGRLSGVALAAVVLTPLAAFEAVMGLPLAVQYRQRVLKSAERVYEVLDAPVPVPEPAEPAQAPQTPFPLRVEGLRARYEGQDRDALAGVGLTLERGRRIAVVGPSGSGKTTLAQVLLRFLGAYEGTYTLGGTDALGGTTGAAGGTHVAGGAGAAGGGGVPALDGDTVRRMVGLCAQDAHIFDSSVRENLLLAKKDATDDELRDALERARLDDWAYALPDGLDTLVGEHGARLSGGQRQRLALARALLADFPVLVLDEPAEHLDLPTADALTADLLAATEGRTTLLITHRLAGLDAVDEVIVLDAGRVAQRGTYAELAAEEGPLRRMLDVERAADLLVAG from the coding sequence GTGTTTCACGTGAAACCGATCGACCCGCGTCTGCTCCGGTACGCCCGCGCCACTCGCTTCTTCCTTGTCGCGGTCGTGGTCCTGGGGCTGGCCGGAGCGGGCCTGGTCGTCGGACAGGCGATGCTCATCGCCGAGATCGTGGTGGGCGCCTTCCAGGACGGGCACTCCGTAGGTGACCTGGGCACTCCCCTGGTGCTGCTCGCGGTGGTCGCGGCAGGACGGGGGCTGGTCTCCTGGCTGACCGAGCTCGCCGCGCACCGGGCGAGCGCGGCGGTCAAGTCCGAGCTGCGGGGACGGCTTCTGGAGCGGGCGGGGGAGCTCGGCCCGGGGTGGCTGACCGGTCAGCGGACCGGTTCGCTCGTCTCGCTCGCGACGCGCGGCGTGGACGCGCTCGACGACTACTTCTCGCGCTACCTGCCGCAGTTGGGGCTGGCCGTGGTGGTGCCGGTGGCGGTGCTCGCCCGCATCGTCACCGAGGACTGGGTGTCGGCGGCGATCATCGTCGTGACGCTGCCGCTCATCCCGGTGTTCATGATCCTGATCGGCTGGGCCACGCAGAACCGCATGGACCGCCAATGGCGGCTCCTCTCGCGCCTGTCGGGGCACTTCCTCGATGTGGTCGCGGGGCTGCCGACCCTGAAGGTGTTCGGCCGTGCCAAAGCGCAGGCCGAGTCGATCCGCAAGATCACCGGTGAGTACCGGCAGGCGACGATGCGGACGCTGCGCATCGCTTTCCTGTCGTCGTTCGCCCTGGAACTGCTCGCGACGATCTCGGTCGCGCTGGTCGCGGTCACGATCGGCATGCGGCTCGTCCACGGCGAGATGGAGCTGTACGACGGACTCGTCGTCCTCGTCCTCGCTCCCGAGGCCTACCTGCCCCTGCGGCAGGTCGGCGCGCAGTACCACGCGGCGGCGGAGGGGCTCTCGGCCGCCGAGGAGATCTTCGAGGTCCTGGAGACCCCGGTGCCGGCTGCCGGGACCGGGGCGGCGCCTTCGGGTGTCCTGAGCGTGGAGGGCGTGACGGTCCGGTACCCGGGGCGGACGGCCGACGCCGTCTCCGGGGCGTCCCTCGAGGTCGCGCCCGGGGAGACCGTGGCGCTCGTGGGCCCCAGCGGGGTGGGCAAGTCGACGCTGCTGAACGTGGTGCTCGGCTTCGTGCGGCCCGTCGAGGGGCGGGTGTGCGTCGGGGGCGTCGATCTGGCGGAGGTCTCGCCCGAGCGGTGGCGCGAGCGCGTCGCGTGGGTGCCGCAGCGGCCGCACCTGTTCGCCGGGAGCGTCGCGGAGAACGTACGGCTGGCGCGGCCGGACGCGGACGACGCGCTGCTGCGGGACGCGCTGCGGGACGCGGGTGCGCTGGAGTTCGTGGACGCGCTGCCCGACGGGGTGGAGACCCTCCTCGGGGAGGACGGCACCGGACTCTCCGCCGGGCAGCGGCAACGGCTCGCGCTGGCCCGCGCGTTCCTCGCGGACCGGCCCGTGGTGCTGCTCGACGAGCCGACGGCGGCGCTGGACGGCGGGACCGAGGCGGGCGTGGTGGAAGCGGTTCGCCGACTGGCCGTCGGGCGGACGGTTCTGCTGGTCGTGCACCGGCCCGCGCTGCTGGCCGTCGCCGACCGCGTGGTGCGGTTGGAGGTGGGCGACGGCGTTGCCCACCCGGTCGCCGGCAGCAAGGCCGGTCCGGCCGCCCGCGGCACGGAGGGCGTGGCCGGTGACGCGATGAGGCCCGACGCTCCGAAGAGCGAGCCCACGAGTGAGCCGTCGCGTTCGGGCGCCGGGGTGCTGGCCAGGGTCCGGGACGCCGCCCAGGCGCGGCGCGGACAGCTGGCGCTCGCGCTGCTCCTGGGAAGCCTCGCGCTCGCCAGCGCCGTCGGGCTCATGGCCACCTCCGGATGGCTGATCTCGCGCGCCTCGGAACAGCCCCCGGTGATGTACCTGATGATCGCCGTGACGGCGACCCGCGCCTTCGGCATCGGCCGCGCCGTCTTCCGGTACGCCGAGCGCCTCGTCTCGCACGACGCCGTGCTGCGGATGCTCGCCGACACCCGGGTCGCCGTCTACCGCCGCCTGGAGCGGCTGGCCCCGGCAGGGCTGCGCGGCGCACGGCGCGGCGACCTCCTCACCCGGCTGGTCGCCGACGTCGACGCGCTCCAGGACTACTGGCTGCGCTGGCTGCTCCCGGCCGCCTCCGCCGCCGTCGTCGGCGCGGGAGCCGTCGGGTTCACCGCCTGGCTGCTGCCCGAGGCGGGTGCCGTGCTCGCCGCCGGACTGCTCGCGGCGGGTGTCGCCGTGCCGCTGGTGAGCGGCGCCGTGGCCCGCCGCGCGGAGCGAAAGCTGGCTCCCGCGCGCGGGGTGCTCGCCACGCGTGTGGCCGACCTGCTCACGGGGACCGCGGAGCTGACCGTCGCGGGTGCGCTGAAGCGGCGTACCGCCAGGGCCGGTGAGGCCGATGCCGAGTTGACCCGCATCGCCTCCCGCGGCGCCACCGCCACCGCGCTCGGCGACGGACTCGGCGCCCTCGTCACCGGGCTCACCGTGGCCGCGGCCGCGCTCGTCGGCGTGCAGGCAGTCCATGACGGCCGGCTCAGCGGCGTCGCCCTCGCCGCGGTCGTCCTCACCCCGCTCGCCGCCTTCGAGGCGGTGATGGGGCTGCCCCTCGCCGTGCAGTACCGCCAGCGGGTCCTGAAGAGCGCTGAGCGCGTCTACGAAGTCCTCGACGCACCCGTGCCGGTACCCGAGCCCGCCGAGCCCGCACAGGCGCCTCAGACGCCCTTCCCGCTGCGTGTCGAGGGGCTGCGCGCACGCTACGAGGGTCAGGACCGGGACGCCCTCGCGGGCGTCGGCCTCACGCTGGAGCGCGGACGCCGGATCGCCGTCGTCGGGCCGTCCGGATCCGGCAAGACGACGCTGGCGCAGGTGCTGCTGCGATTCCTCGGAGCGTACGAAGGGACGTACACACTCGGTGGGACGGACGCGCTCGGTGGGACGACGGGCGCGGCCGGTGGAACGCACGTGGCCGGTGGGGCGGGCGCGGCCGGTGGCGGCGGCGTGCCCGCGCTGGACGGCGACACCGTGCGGCGCATGGTCGGCCTGTGCGCGCAGGACGCCCACATCTTCGACAGCTCCGTGCGTGAGAACCTGCTGCTCGCCAAGAAGGACGCCACGGACGACGAACTGCGCGACGCCCTGGAGCGTGCGCGGCTCGACGACTGGGCCTACGCGCTGCCCGACGGTCTCGACACGCTCGTCGGCGAGCACGGCGCGCGGCTCTCCGGAGGGCAGCGGCAGCGGCTCGCGCTGGCCCGCGCGCTCCTCGCCGACTTCCCCGTCCTCGTACTGGACGAGCCCGCCGAGCACCTCGACCTGCCGACCGCCGACGCCCTGACCGCGGACCTCCTGGCCGCGACCGAGGGGCGCACGACGCTGCTCATCACCCACCGGCTGGCCGGGCTCGACGCCGTGGACGAGGTGATCGTCCTGGACGCGGGCCGGGTGGCGCAGCGCGGCACGTACGCGGAACTGGCGGCGGAGGAGGGGCCGCTGCGGCGGATGCTGGACGTCGAGAGGGCGGCAGATCTGCTGGTGGCCGGGTGA